GTGTCTTCCTCTTTAGTTACATAAGCAATAAGTCCGAATCCTATAAATAATAATGCAGTAGTAATTATTTCATTAAGTGCCTGGAAAAGACCTGCAGTAATTGCAAATTGAGTTCCAAGACCAATACCTAAACCGATAAAACCAAGCTCACCAACTGCCAAATAACCAATCATTCTTCTGAAGTCTGTTTGAGTTAAAGCCAGTGAAACACCTAGAATCATAGCCAATACTGAAAACAAAACCAATAACAGTTCAAATATTGGCAATTCATGGAATATTCTAAACATTATCAATACAATTGAAATCATTGAAATAACCGTAAATGTTTGAAGCAAAGCTGCACCATGAGGTTCTGCTTTACTGTACATTCCGGATTTTATAATATGGAACGGAGGCAAACCTGAAGCATATAACCATCCGAAGAATATTAAAGCAAATGACATTAAAAATACTGGGGAGGTATAACTTAAAGTTCCATTGTGAAGAGCCACAATTATATCAGAAATGTTAATATTACCAGTACTTGCAAGTAAGAATCCGATTCCTAAAAGCATTATCGGACTTCCAATAGATCCTAAAATCATATATTTAAGAGCCATTTCATAACTGTAATCCATAGGAGACGCAATTACAATACCTACTTGAACCAATGCAAGTATCTCAAAGAATACAAACATGTTAAATATATCATCAGTAAGCATTAATGCAGTTACAGATGCTGTACCCATGAACAATAAGAACAAATACTGTCCGGATGCTTTTTTATATTTTGACAAGTAAATAAAAGCTACTAAAAATGTTATTAAACCTACTGCAGCTATGAATATCTGTTGCAGCATGTCAAAAGCATAAGTAATAGCCGGATGATAAATTACACCAGTTGCATTATCCAACATCGGAGTATATCCTCCAAAGAAGTGCAATCCATAATTGGAAAGCAATGGAATAATCGGTAAACAGATAGCAACTACAAATGTTAATACTTTAATAGATTTATTAAATTTAGCAAAAGCATTTACAAGTATTGCACAAAGCATAGGAACTACTACCATAAGAGGAATCAAATAGTTACTCATCGTATTCCTCCTGTTTAGATGTATCAGCCAACAGTACTTTTGTACTTAAAGTTCCGTATTTCTTGTAAATAACCATTACAATAGCCAACATTACAGCCAATGTACTTGCACCGATTACAATACTGGTAAGTACCAATCCAAAAGGCAATGGATAAGCAGAGTTTACAGCAAACCATGACGGAGACATTCCAGGCATCAAAATTGGAACTACTCCTCCAGGTTTGTATCCAATAGCTATAATAAATAAATTTGCACCTTCTTCAATGAAACTAATACCAATTATTTTCTTTACAATATTATCAATGAAAATAGCTGCAAAAAGACCAACAACTACCAATGCTCCTGCAGTAAATAATGCTGCTAATTGCATATATGCCATCAGGAACCATCCCTTTGTGTTTTCTTAACAGCCAATACTAAAAATACAGGAACAATAGCTGCACCAACAATAGCTTGTGTTAAAGCAACATCCGGAGCAAGTAAAAGTTGGAAAAGCACTGCAAGAGCACCACCAGAAAATCCTGTTAAAATTGCTGCTTTTAACAAATCTTTTTGAATAAGAGCAAGAATCGCACTTAAAACTGTAATAATCATTAATATAATACTTAACATCTTATTCATCCTCACTAATCTCTAATGTAGAAATAGAAAATTTAATACTATCCTCATTACTCTCATCTGATTTATTTTCCATTTCTTTAACTTTATTTATATTATGAACAAACGGATTTTCATCGTCTGAACTTTCAACTTCCACTTCTTTATTTTTTAAATTATTTACTTTATCTTCTGAGTTATAAAAAGCATTAGCTATTGCATGTGCTGTAAATGGTGCTATAACTAAATAAATACCTGCTAAAAGATATTGTTGCAACCCAATCATTGCTATAATAAATGCAACATCAAAAACACCAACAATATGAATTCTTGCATAAATCAAATTATTCATATTTTTATCCAGGGTTAAAAATCCAATTGCAGATATTATCATTAAAATAGCTGAAATAATAAGAAGAATAGACTGAATCAACTCAACTGCAAACATTAGTCATCTCCCCCTTGTGTAACAGCAAAAGCAACAGTCCCTATAAATCCAAAAAGCACTAAAGCTAATGAAATATCTTTAAAGAATGATATGTCATACATATCCCCAACAACAAGTAAAGATAATGCAAAAGCTACAACTACAACAGAACTGCTTAAAAGCCCCATTGTTGTAGATTTATAAGCACTTGCCCTTAACGCAGCAAGCATCATTATCATTGATGCAATAACCACAAAATATTTTGAAATAAATAATATGTCCATTACTATCCCACTCAACAATTATTTAAACATATAAAGAAAACTACTCTAACATCTTCTTTATATATGGTTCAAAAGGAATAATATCTTCCTTACTTCTTGGAGAAATAGCAGCTACTTTAATAATGTTATTTTCAGAATCCAAATCAACTGACAAAGTTCCCGGAGTTAAAGAAATACTGTTAGCCAAAATTGTTTGAGAAACAGGTCTCTCTAAAACTGTCTCGATTTCTACAACTACAGGATCAATATTTTGTCTCATAATTCCATTAAACGCAACATCAAAGGTTGCTTTAAGTATTTCATAAATAAGGTCTAAGAAATAAATAATCCCATAACCTAGTCTAGTTAAAAACATTAAATAAGCTCCATTTCGTAGATTAAAAAGTCAAAATAATAAAATATAAAATTGACTACATAAACAATTATTAATTATCATGATTATTTATTATAAATGTATGCATTTAAATTTGAAGCAATAAAAAATTATTCAAATTTAAGAAAGTAATTGATAAACAAAAATTAACTATAAATTTTTCCCAAATTATTTAAAAATAATTACAATTAATCTAAAAAATTTACATCACATGCATAATCACTTAAACAAATCATAAAGCTCATTTTTAAAATAGAAAGATTTAATAACAACAAATACAAAAATTTAGATACACCTAAAAAAGTGATGTAAATGGAAATTTTAGAAAAAGCTGAACCGGCAATAATCTTTTTAGCCATTCTGTTAGGGCTTGGATTAAGTAACCTCCCTCTTTTAACATCCAATAGTGGATCTTTAATAACTTTATTTTTTTATGTTTAATGTTATATGGGCTGTTTCTGGAAGTTCCGCTTAAAGATTTAAAAAATAGCTTTAAAAATGTTAAATTCACATCCGCAAGCCTAATAATTAACTTTATCTGGACACCGCTTCTAGGATATTTTCTGGGAGTTCTATTTTTAAAAGGAAATATAGATATCTTAATCGGGTTTTTTATGCTTATACTAACCCCATGTACTGATTGGTACTTAGTATTTACAAAAATGGCAAAAGGAAATTTAAATTTGAGTTTTTCAATACTTCCAATAAATTTAATACTTCAGATTGTATTACTGCCAATATATCTAATAATCTTCTTTTCAACCAGCAATTCCATGAATTATTATGAATTAGCTTACTCAATTTTAATTGTTATTGTAATCCCCTTTATTTTAGCGCAGCTGACAAAATACATCTTAAAAAACAAAACAAAAATAAATGAAAAAATAACCCAACTTTTTTCAAAGTATCAGACAATATTTCTAGCTATTGCAGTATTTGGAATATTCAATAGCGAAGGAAGAATTGTTTTTAATAATTTAAACTCAATTTTACTAATATTCATTCCATTAATCTTGTTTTTTATCATAAATTTTATCTTAGATTTTATAGTAGCTAAAAATATGAAATTTAATTATGAAAACTATACAAGTCTGACAATGACCACTTTAGCTCGAAATTCCCCATTAGCCCTAGCTATTGCAGTAAATTCATTTCCTGAAAGTCAATTAATATTAATTGGACTGGTAATTGGACCTTTAATAGAATTACCAGTTTTATATGGAATATCAAAGCTATTATTAGCAATTAAAAAAAGATATTAAAAGAAACTAATTTAATCAAATAAATCCCACATTATGAAAAATAAATATTTGGAAAAAAGTATTGCATCAACATGATTATTTCAAACCTTCTTAAATAAATAGCTAATATGAGCAAAAGTACTATAGATAAAGTTCCAAATTGTTTATGGGACTTTTTAGAAGATAATGGGGCGAATAACTTTATTCCGGAAGGACTGAATGAATCCAGAACAATATGACTTAATAATCCTAAAAACAATCCTACAGCTATTTCAACATAATTTACAGATAGTGTTCCAAATAAAAATAAACTAATAAAAAATAATGGCAAGAATATTAAGAGCAGTTTCTTATTCAGAAATAAAAAGCTTAAAAGAGCTATCAGAATAGCCATAAACAAATAAGATGTAGGAATTATTGTTATATCCATAAGAATTTCATAGGCCCAAATAAGTATTAAAGAAACTGTCGCAGTTAATGTAAGTACACCAAAAATAGAGTGAGTGAAACTTCTGTGCTGGGAAAAATAAAAGACAGTTCCTAAAAATACTATTATTAAACCTAAATAATAAGGCAATTTTAAGATATAAAGAGATATAAACACTATCAATCCCAAAATAATCATCTTATAGACATTATCTTTTTTAAATTTATGATCAAAATCAGGAATATTAGCACCAATTACACTTAAGGCAATAATTAGAGGATTATTAAAAAACATTAAAGCCAAAATCAATGCAAATATTGTGTGTCCTTTATATGAAGACAAAAAATCACCTTAACTTTAAATTATAAGTTAATATTACAAATTAATAGCGATAGCATTTGAAAAGTATTTAAAAAAATAGTTTATTTGAAAATGAAAATAACAATCTAAATTAAAGGCACTGAATCATTATTTTTTAAAAAAAATTCCAAAATAAGATAAAAAACTTTTCATTTGCATTAAAGATTTTTCATCACTGCCTTTTCCAACTAAAGCAAATGGAGATAAAACCTCACCAGTAACTGCAGGAACTCCTTTTAAATTGCAAACATCTTCAACTGCTCCTTTGTAAATTTTTCCTGCAAATTCAAAGCTGATTACTTTACTCCCCATTTGTGCTGAAATATAATTGGCTATTAAACAGCTTTCTGGAGAAGGATTTCTGCTTGAAAATACTGATTCAAATCCAGGATTACTATTTTTAGCTGTTGAATGAAAATCACCAACAAAATTAACATCCAACTCATCAATAGCCTGCATGATTAAATTACTTAATGAATTTTTAATATGTGCTGACCTGTTTAAATCTCTTGAATTTAAAGTTCTTTCATTATTCATAGTAGCTTTTGGAGCTGCAAATGGAATAATATAAACAGTATTCTCTAATTTAGTATTGATTAATTCATTTAATAACCTTAAACTGGCCAATTGTGAAGGAAGCTCATTGCCATGAATTCCAGAAATCATTAAAATATTTACTCCACCACTTCCCAATTTAAATATAGGTGTTCCAAAAACAGCTTGTTCTAAAATAAATTGATTTAAATGAGTCAATTCTATTTTTTCAAAAAGATATTTATTTTTAGAGATGTAGCCCCCAGAATTGTTTGAAATAAAACTCATTTTCAAACCGTTAAAATCATCAAGTACTTCAAAATTCATTACTTAATATTTACTTTAAAACTTTTATTTATATTATGACACAAAGTATAATTTAAGGGATAAAATTGAAAAAATATATCAAACAGTTAATTAAGCTTATAAATTATGAAAGAGATGCCGAAATTGAATTAATGACTAATGAAATAAAAAATTTGTCTCCAAAGAAAAGAGAATCATTAGGAAGAGCCATCAATAAAGTAAAAGGAAAATATTTAGGAAAACAGTTGGGTTCTCAAATTGTACAGTTCGGAAGGTCTGAAAAAATCGAAACAGAAATCAGTGTTGGAGACATGGTTCTAATTAGTACAGGTTATCCTTTAAGAAGCGATTTAACAGGAACAGTTGTTGAAAAAGGTGCCAGATTTATTAAAGTAGCTTTTGAAAAATCAATTCCAAAATGGGCTCTTAAAAAGAAAGTCAGAATTGATTTATATGCAAATGATGTTACTTTCAGACGAATGGAAGATAACCTACTGCATTTAAACACAAAAGGGAAAAATGCTCTTGAATACTCCTTGAAAAAAAGAGACCCTAAAGAAAACAAGAAAGAAAAATATATTGATTTTATAGACAAATCCCTTAATGAGTCTCAAAAAAATGCTGTTAGAAATGCAGTAAATACTGAAAATTTCTTTTTAATACACGGTCCTTTTGGAACAGGAAAAACAAGAACATTAGTTGAGTTAATCCAACAGGAAGTAAGGCAGAACAATAAAGTCTTAGTTACAGCTGAAAGCAATAGTGCAGTTGATAACATATTAGACAGACTATCCCAAAATAAAAAATTAAAAATTACAAGATTAGGCCATCCCCAAAGAGTTTCAAAAGAAAATATCACATATTCTCTGGCTTATAAAGCTGAAAATCATCAATTGACCGGTAAAATTAATAAAAATTACAAAAGGATAGAACAAATAAGCGAAACAAGAGACCGATTCACCAAACCAACTCCTCAATATCGCAGAGGATTTAGTGATTCAGATATTCTTTATAATGCATCAAAAGGCAAAGGTGGACGTGGAATAAATTCTTCCAAAATGGAATCCATGGCTAACTGGCTTTTAGAAAATGAAAAAATTAGTGAAATTCATGACAAAATTAAAAAACTTGAAAATAAAATAGTTAAAGATATTATTAACAGCAGTGACATTATTTTATCAACCAACTCCACAGCAGCTATTGAAGAAATAGCCAGAACAAAGTTTAATGTGGTAATTGTAGATGAAGCTTCCCAGGCAACAATTCCAAGCATTTTAATTCCATTATCCAAGGCCAGAAGATTTATTCTTGCAGGTGATCATAAACAATTGCCCCCAACGATAATAAGTAAAAAAGCACATTTTCTTGAAAAAACCTTATTTGAAGAGTTAATTAAAAAATATCCCAATAAAGCAAGTTTACTGAATGTTCAGTATAGAATGAATAGCTTTTTAATGAAGTTTCCAAATTCAGAATTTTACAATGGCAATTTGAAAAGCGATTCCAGTGTTGATGATATAAATCTTGACGAAATTATTGATTCGGAAGAGTTGTCCCGTCTAAAAGAAAGTGATGTTGAAAAACAGCTGCACAACAATTTGAAACCTCTATTATTCATTGACACGTCTAATTTAAAAAACAATGAAGAAAAACATTTAAAAGATTCCAAATCCATTATCAACCAGAGCGAAGCGGCCATTGCTACTTCAATAGCTAAATTTTACCTGGGAACTGGAATTAATCCAAAGGATATTGGAATTATAAGTCCCTATGCAGATCAAGTCAATTTAATCCAGGACAAAATCCCCATTGAAGTAAAAAGTGTAGACGGTTTTCAGGGCCGTGAAAAGGAAATTATAATCATTTCAACTGTAAGAAGTAATAAAAATGGAAATATTGGATTTTTAAAAGATTTAAGAAGACTTAATGTGGCAATTACCAGAGCTAAAAGAAAATTAATAGTAATTGGCAATAAAAATACTTTAAAAGGAAATTCCACATACTCGAAATTAATTAAATTTTGTGCAAAAAATGATTTGTTGATAAATTTTAGGCATACCTAAACTTTTATATACCAGAACATACCAAGTAAATAGTAGAGAGAAAAAGTACCAACATACTTTTGAATCTCTAACTCTTAATTGGGGGGATTTTTTCTTAAATGTAAAACCCATATAACTTTTCAACCTCAATTATAAGACCCCAATTAAGAGTTCTCTTCTGTCAAACTATTTTTTATTAAACTTAACAAAGAAATTATAATATTTTTATGAAATGCTTTCAAAACCTTTTGTAGTCAGTAATTTTACAAAAGAACCACTTGGAGACATTACAATATTTCCTTTAGAATATTCTTCTAGAGCTACCTTGGTCATTGTACTTTTCTTAACTGGATCTTTAGAAGCTTCAGAAAGTGCTTTAACTAACACCATTACAGCATCACCCCTGGACATATTTCCAGTTATTCCATCATCCCTTCCATGATATCCAGAGTAATTATCATTTTGTCTTACAATATCTGTTGCACCAAGATCCGTTTCAACCCCGTCAACTTTAAGTGGCCTAATTGAATCTATAATGGCATCCAATCCGTCATCATATATAATTACTACTGCATCAGCATGCATTCCAGTATTAGCTTCTACAATTTCCTTTGCATATTCCATACCCTGTTCCGGGCCATCCCACAGACAGTCATGAAGACGCATTGGCCCTTCAAGACCACCTAAAGCTTGTTTTGTAGGATGAGTCATTCCACCAGGATATACAGGAGTATAATTAGCTATAGTTCCATTTTCCAGTTTAACCATGTATGCCATATCTACACCACCACCAGGCTGTTCATCTTTGTCACTAGCCAGGACCAATATGTTTTTATCACCTGAAGCCAGACTAGGACCTCCTAAAAAGAAACTTCCTACAAATGCAAATATCCCAATAATACATACAATAAGGATAAGTATAATCAGTTTTTTTCTTCTGTTCATATTCCCACATATCAAATATTTTTTTACATTTATTTTAACTTAATATAATAAATAATTTTTCTTTTCTTAAACATACTTTTTAATTAATGAAACAATATAATAAGACACTTCCCACATTATTTAATTAAAAAAATCAAAATAATTTTCTAAAATGGAAAAAAATTAGATTTTAAAAATATAAAACAAATTTGCAACAAACAAAGAAAAAATAAATTACAAAATTAACTGATAAATTAAAAACACTGATTTTAAATTAATATTAAATACTATTAAAAATAGAAATTAATTTATAATATTTATTATGGTGATCAAATGGACAAAGTAGTTCTTGCATTCAGTGGTGGATTAGACACTTCTGTTTGTGTTAAATTATTAGAAGAAAAATATGATGTTGAAGTTATTACTGCATGTGTAGATGTAGGACAAGGCGATGAAGAAATAGCTAAAGCTGAAAAAATGGCAAAAGAAATAGGCGGCTATAAACACTACACTATTGATGCTAAAGAAGAATTTGCAAATGAATACATAGCTAGAGGAATAAAAGCAAATGCAGAATATGAAGGATACCCATTAAGTACTGCACTTGCAAGACCTTTAATTGCTCAAAAAATTATCGATATTGCCAAAAAAGAAGGAGCAACAGCTATTGCACACGGATGTACTGGAAAAGGAAACGATCAATTCAGATTTGAAGCTGTTATTTTAGCTATGTCTGATTTAGATATTATTGCACCAATCAGAGAATTAAACTTAACAAGAACTGAAGAACAAGCTTATGCTGCTGAAAAAGGCATCAAATTAAACTCTGATAAAATTTACAGTATTGATGAAAACATTTGGGGAAGATCCATTGAGGGGGATATTTTAGAAGATCCTGCAAATGAACCTCCTGAAGAAATTTATGCATGGACTGCTTCTGCTGAAGATGCACTTGACACCCCTCAAAAAGTATCTATTGAATTTGAAGAAGGTATCCCAGTAGCTATAAATGGAGAAATGATGCCCCTTATTGACATTATTAAAGAAGCTAATAAAATTGCTGGTGAAAATGGTATTGGTAGAGTAGATACTATTGAAAACAGAATGATCGGACTTAAAAGTAGGGAAACCTATGAAGTTCCAGGTGCTAAATTACTGATTGCGGCTCACCAGGCATTAGAGGAATTAGTACTTACTACTGATGAATTAAGATTTGCAGAGTACATGAGTACACTTTATGCTGATTTAGTATACAGAGCATTATGGCAAGAACCTTTAAGAGAAGATATCGATCAAGCTATTGACCATATGCAAAGAAGAGTAAGTGGTGAAGTTACAATGAAACTCTTTAAAGGTTCCATTGCACCATTAACCAGAGAATCTCCTTTCAGCTTACACAGTATTGAACAAATTACTTTTGAAGATAAAGAAACTGATCAAAGAGAAGTTGAAGGTATGATCAAATACCACGGTTTGCAGGCTGCAAACTATCAAAAACTTAACAGATAGCTTAAACAGCTATCTTAAATTACTTTTTTTAAAAAAAAATAAAAATTAGTTACTATCAACTAATAGCAACTAATTAAATGGTCCAGGTATTTCACAAACATCATTGTCTTTAGCCAGATAAGTATATACCAATGCTGCAGCAATAGCTCCTGCAATTGGACCTATTAAATAAATTGGGAAATATATCCAAAGATTTATTCCGCCAACCAAATAATCCATCAAATAAGGAGCAAATGTACGTGCAGGATTTATAGAACCTCCAGTAAATGGTCCTAAAAAGATAATAACTGCAGTTACTGTAAAACCAATAGATAAACCTGCAAAATTAGGAGTAGCTTTTTTATCAACAGCAACACCCATTATTACAAGCACTAAAAAGAAAGTTCCAATAAATTCCGCAAATATTGTTTGTAAATAACTTACACCCATGCCAGGAGCAGTTGCACCTAAACCTCCAACAACTACTGAAGGCATTCCTAAACATAAAAATACTGCTAAACTTCCGAAACAAGCTCCGATTATCTGAGCTACAATATAATACACAGAATCTGCTAAAGAAATATTTTTACTAAGCAGCAATCCAATTGTAACTGCAGGATTTAAATGAGCTCCTGAAATTCTTCCAAAAAGATAGATACAAACCATTACAGTTAAACCAAATGCCAGTGCAATAGCTATCCAATCTCCCAAACCGCCTAAAATTCCAATGCCCACATTATTTGGATTAACTGATTCTGATATCATCAATGTGATAACTGCAGAACCTGTTCCAAAAAATACTAAGAAAAATGTTCCAAGCAATTCAGCAATGAATTTTTTTCCAATACCGCATGGCGCCATATAACACACCTACTTTATACTGCATCTTTCCACTGACAGAAATCATGTCTGAAATCAATTAATGAAGCAGACGCACAATTCTTACAACCTTTAACTGGAGATCCAGCATCTTCTTTATTAAGAGCCATGATATTTGTCATCATAGTTGCAGTTATTGGTTCACTGGTAAGCAAACAAGGATAATCTGCCAATCTCATTAAAGAAGAGAACCTTACAGAAATTGCACATGCCGGATATGCATACCTTTGAGGGTTCATAATCACTTCATTTTCTTCAACAGAATTTAAATTAACTTCAAAACCAGAAACTAATGGTTTTAATATACCTGATTCAGAAGCTCTTCCTTTTCTAGCTTTGTCTAAAAATCCCCAACCTCTGTAAATCATGTCCATAAAGTCACAGTTGTGCAGCTCTGCAGCAGCACCTCTTGTTGGAAACTGCTGAACAAAATTATGGAAACGTTTAGTCAATAAATCAACAATCATAACTGCATTGAAACCGTCTAATTCAAGAATATACTCAGTTGCACATGCTGATGAACCAGTAGCAAGTGACAATACATCAAATACGCTTTTAAAATTGTCTAAATTATCTCTTAATGATGTTTCAATAACATCTGTTGTAGCCTCAATAATTCCCATCGTCATGTCATCCTTACACATATTGAATGTTGACTGAGAAATATGATGAGCAATATCACCTACACAGTATGCAGGAACAGTTAAAATATTACCATAGTGGACATCATCTTCCATTGCTGCAATAACTGTACTTCTCATTTTTTTCTTATAGGAATTCATATATTTTCTTACATCAAAAGAAGAGTGACCTGCATTATCCATAAGCTGGCCTTGGGCTTCAATTGGGTTTTTATATATGTTTTGTAACGTAGCTATTTCTTCACTAACTGCTTCGGCAGCTGTTGAACCGCCTTCCAAAGCATTAGCAAAAGCTTCCCCAACACCATAAGAAGTATTCATACCCCATGATTTAGCAGCTAAAATAGCTTGCTTATGATTTTCAGGAATATCTGTTTCTAACAGTATTTGATTAACAACATTACTTGTACTTCCAGGAATTAAAGCAAAATCAACAACACATGTAGGACCATAAAAACCTCCATAACGTCTTATAACTTCTTTTCCAATTAATGCTTCACATGAAGCTATCTTATCTATAAATTTATCTAAGCTATCTGAAAAACCAGCATCTTCTTCAGTTAATATCTCAAGAACCGGAGGAGTTTGATAATGCTCAACAAAAGGATCATCTTCAGGTATAACAGTATCTGTAAGACTGCACAATGTATCAAAATGTGTTTTAACAGAATTTACATGTAAATCAAACACACTTTGAGCCTGATTATCAATAGCCTCCATTTTTGATGCTACTCTAACATAAGGTTCTGCATCTTTTATTTTAAAATCAGTCCCTCGTTTTTTCTTAATTGTGTCAATGTCGGCTCTTTGAGCAGCCATTGATTCATCAATCATTTTCTCAAATAACTCTCTCATTTTAACCCACTCCACAGAAAAGTTGAATTTAAAATAATTCAACTTATTTAATATATGTAATCTTTATAAATTATAAAATTAACTGAAAACTATATATTACATAGCAAATAATGCTATACTATGAACAAAATAGAAAAACTGCAAGAGATTATAGATGCTTCAGACAATATTGTATTTTTTGGAGGTGCAGGAGTATCAACTGAAAGTGGAATTCCTGATTTCAGAAGTGAATCCGGAATTTTTAAAAGCCTGGAAAAATATGGCGATACACCTGAGAGATTAGTTTCACATAGCTATTACTTAGAACATACGGATAAGTTTTTTAGCTATTATAAAGACTGTTTAATTTTTCCAGAAGCAGAGCCTAATCCTGCACATTATACTCTGGCCAGATTAGAAAAGGAAGGGAAATTAAAGGCAATAATTACACAAAATATTGATGGCCTACACCAGAAGGCAGGAAGCAAAAACGTATTGGAGCTTCACGGAATTGTTTATCGAAATTACTGTGAAATATGTAAAAAAAAATATGATCTGAACTTTATTTTAGAAAGTGAAGGTATCCCTCACTGTACCTGCGGAGGAATTATAAAACCTGATGTTGTTTTATACGAAGAAGCACTGGATATGAATATTTTAAATAAATCAGCCCAATACATTATGTCTGCAGATACTTTAATTGTTGGTGGAACATCACTTGTCGTATATCCTGCAGCAGGACTTATAAATTATTTCAAAGGCAAAAATTTAGTTTTAATTAACAAAAGCCAGACAGACTACGATAATCTAGCTACTTTAGTAATTAATGAGGCTATCAGAGAAACATTAGCTAAAATAAAGTAGAAAGTGCAGATTTTAACTACACTCACATAATATACTGCTTAACAGGTTCTTGAGTAATATTAGCTAATAAGTCATCCAGATTTATAACTGGCTGAGTTCCATTTTGAGAGGTTGTAACTGTAAACATCATATCCCCATCAAAAAACATGAATAATACTACACTTTCATTAGAATTAGTTGAGTTTACCATAGATATTTCATAACCTGTAACATTAGAATGGGTTTTTTGAATCGCAGAAGATACATCTAAACCAGGAATATCTTCACTGAATTCTTCAGACATTAAAGAAGGAATATTAGCCCATTCTTCATCAAATTCTTCTTTAGTTACATCAATAGGAACTGCACTAATCATTATCTCCCCTGTTCCAGTAGATGTAAAATTATCAAAAAAGACATCTGTTGTATATCCCTCATCATCATAATATTCTTCATCAACATAATTTTCATCAATACTTACCATTTCCCTAATCTCATCATCAGTTAAGTTTCCATACATAAAAAGTTGAGTTCAA
This genomic stretch from Methanobrevibacter smithii ATCC 35061 harbors:
- a CDS encoding MIP/aquaporin family protein — translated: MAPCGIGKKFIAELLGTFFLVFFGTGSAVITLMISESVNPNNVGIGILGGLGDWIAIALAFGLTVMVCIYLFGRISGAHLNPAVTIGLLLSKNISLADSVYYIVAQIIGACFGSLAVFLCLGMPSVVVGGLGATAPGMGVSYLQTIFAEFIGTFFLVLVIMGVAVDKKATPNFAGLSIGFTVTAVIIFLGPFTGGSINPARTFAPYLMDYLVGGINLWIYFPIYLIGPIAGAIAAALVYTYLAKDNDVCEIPGPFN
- a CDS encoding argininosuccinate synthase; protein product: MDKVVLAFSGGLDTSVCVKLLEEKYDVEVITACVDVGQGDEEIAKAEKMAKEIGGYKHYTIDAKEEFANEYIARGIKANAEYEGYPLSTALARPLIAQKIIDIAKKEGATAIAHGCTGKGNDQFRFEAVILAMSDLDIIAPIRELNLTRTEEQAYAAEKGIKLNSDKIYSIDENIWGRSIEGDILEDPANEPPEEIYAWTASAEDALDTPQKVSIEFEEGIPVAINGEMMPLIDIIKEANKIAGENGIGRVDTIENRMIGLKSRETYEVPGAKLLIAAHQALEELVLTTDELRFAEYMSTLYADLVYRALWQEPLREDIDQAIDHMQRRVSGEVTMKLFKGSIAPLTRESPFSLHSIEQITFEDKETDQREVEGMIKYHGLQAANYQKLNR
- a CDS encoding IGHMBP2 family helicase, producing the protein MKKYIKQLIKLINYERDAEIELMTNEIKNLSPKKRESLGRAINKVKGKYLGKQLGSQIVQFGRSEKIETEISVGDMVLISTGYPLRSDLTGTVVEKGARFIKVAFEKSIPKWALKKKVRIDLYANDVTFRRMEDNLLHLNTKGKNALEYSLKKRDPKENKKEKYIDFIDKSLNESQKNAVRNAVNTENFFLIHGPFGTGKTRTLVELIQQEVRQNNKVLVTAESNSAVDNILDRLSQNKKLKITRLGHPQRVSKENITYSLAYKAENHQLTGKINKNYKRIEQISETRDRFTKPTPQYRRGFSDSDILYNASKGKGGRGINSSKMESMANWLLENEKISEIHDKIKKLENKIVKDIINSSDIILSTNSTAAIEEIARTKFNVVIVDEASQATIPSILIPLSKARRFILAGDHKQLPPTIISKKAHFLEKTLFEELIKKYPNKASLLNVQYRMNSFLMKFPNSEFYNGNLKSDSSVDDINLDEIIDSEELSRLKESDVEKQLHNNLKPLLFIDTSNLKNNEEKHLKDSKSIINQSEAAIATSIAKFYLGTGINPKDIGIISPYADQVNLIQDKIPIEVKSVDGFQGREKEIIIISTVRSNKNGNIGFLKDLRRLNVAITRAKRKLIVIGNKNTLKGNSTYSKLIKFCAKNDLLINFRHT
- a CDS encoding DUF2193 domain-containing protein, with translation MRELFEKMIDESMAAQRADIDTIKKKRGTDFKIKDAEPYVRVASKMEAIDNQAQSVFDLHVNSVKTHFDTLCSLTDTVIPEDDPFVEHYQTPPVLEILTEEDAGFSDSLDKFIDKIASCEALIGKEVIRRYGGFYGPTCVVDFALIPGSTSNVVNQILLETDIPENHKQAILAAKSWGMNTSYGVGEAFANALEGGSTAAEAVSEEIATLQNIYKNPIEAQGQLMDNAGHSSFDVRKYMNSYKKKMRSTVIAAMEDDVHYGNILTVPAYCVGDIAHHISQSTFNMCKDDMTMGIIEATTDVIETSLRDNLDNFKSVFDVLSLATGSSACATEYILELDGFNAVMIVDLLTKRFHNFVQQFPTRGAAAELHNCDFMDMIYRGWGFLDKARKGRASESGILKPLVSGFEVNLNSVEENEVIMNPQRYAYPACAISVRFSSLMRLADYPCLLTSEPITATMMTNIMALNKEDAGSPVKGCKNCASASLIDFRHDFCQWKDAV
- a CDS encoding DUF4012 domain-containing protein, whose protein sequence is MNRRKKLIILILIVCIIGIFAFVGSFFLGGPSLASGDKNILVLASDKDEQPGGGVDMAYMVKLENGTIANYTPVYPGGMTHPTKQALGGLEGPMRLHDCLWDGPEQGMEYAKEIVEANTGMHADAVVIIYDDGLDAIIDSIRPLKVDGVETDLGATDIVRQNDNYSGYHGRDDGITGNMSRGDAVMVLVKALSEASKDPVKKSTMTKVALEEYSKGNIVMSPSGSFVKLLTTKGFESIS